The DNA region ATTTTTGTCACCTCATTAAAATCTGCATATATCACTTCTTCCATCTCATGAATAATGCATATACATTTAAACTAATGATAGGTAGACTATAGTGTGATTGAAGAAATGGCTCCACTTTATTGTTAGTTAAAACTAATGTAGATTTAAATGGAGAAATAGAAAGCTTTGAGTAAGTGAAAAATAAGTTTGTactaagaataaaatatttatgaattttgatTAAATAGGCGCGTCGTGGTGCGTGTGCAAGGACGGGTTAAGTGACCCAGTGCTGCAGAAGGCGCTAGACTACGCATGCGGAGCCGGGGCAGACTGCAACCCGATCCATCAAAACGGACCATGTTTCCAACCCAACACCGTTAAAGCTCACTGCAGCTACGCCGCCAACAGCTATTTCCAGAAAAACCGCCAGCAACCCACCGCCTGCAATTTTGAAGGCGCTGCAACTATCTCCGCTTCCGACCCTAGTCAGTTTTCCTTTTTCCCTAAATTATTTTTTACGGCCTTATGAATCAAAAGGTGTGTGAATCgtaatttgaaaacaaaataaaattactaatgtttaattttaaggCTAAAAGTAATAGAAGTATGAAGGTCCAAATCATTACTAGCTTACTAGAATTATTATTGTTCcatctaaaaaaagaaaacataaaaagtCATTGGGTATATTATGAGTAGCATGTGGAAAGTGTAGCATGGGTTTAATTTTTTAGGTGTTACTACTAtcaatttagattttttttcttgtgGTTTTACAGGCATATCTGGTTGTGCGTATCCGGCAACAGCAAGGTAATTTAATTTTAGTCAACTCTATCATATGTATAGTTTGGTATTGGGAAATGCCAACAGTAAATTTACTTTAAAAATCTTGAAATGAAGCACTAATATAATTGTGTGTGAGAAAATGACAGTTCAATGCATTGCCTGAAAACCTGTCGCTGTCGTGGGGGTGTGCGAAATCCCGAATCTGCCCTCCACTTGTTTGGACCAACCCCATTTCAAATTTCCTGCTTTATATCTAGACTCTAGTCATTTTTCACTAAAATGAATCGACCAAGCAACGGTTATTAGGCCATTCATGTCCCTTTCTAAATACCGTCTCTTCCCTTATTTATTTATGGACTTCACTGTATTTTTACCCAATCTCTTAACTAAGTGATAACACCTAcaacccttcatctcttaaccatctcatgcattaactattcattcaatttcattctttatttttattttcaataaattcaattaataaaaatacacttcattaaataaaagaaaattaaaatttaaaatcctaaaaaaattaaaaaacacataattaaaatcttaaaaaaataaaaaatacataatttaaaatactaaaaattaaaaattgcatacTTAAATTGGAGaaattggagaagaaggatagatGATATGATAGTTACAGAAGGAAAAAAAGATGAGAGATAGTGTGTTAGTGTGTAAAATGAAAGAGgtaatgagagtatttatagaataaaaaagaaaaaaattaaattaaattcaaacagtaatattaccgttttaaaattttaattttcaaagttttttttgggaaaatcgattttatttaaacaaaattttatttattgcgtcagcatgacgacgccCATTCGTgggagtgggcgtcacgcctcgCGCCAGAGCTTGCCAGCTTCATCGAGACGGAGAGACACACGATGCGACGGGAGGGCTGCATCGCTATCTCGATGCTGgctcgtctcgccgagacgagtcCGAGCCCGCATAGAGATggcgatgcggatgctcttatagctCTATTTTTGTACTCATTGGAAACCAATTTGAACCACGGAGTACTACATAGCATTATTGCAACTTTACCTTGTGATAGTTTTAATTTTTGGGACTTAAAGTGCAACTTAATTTGCCCTTTCTTTGAATGTTTGTGCACTATTGGTAGGGAAATAAATAAACCGAACATGATAAGAACATATATTTTAGGTCGTACTATATCTCCAAGATATATGAGAGCTAAGTTTTCGTGCCTTGATCCTCGGCTCTGCACCACCAATGCTCTGCACCACTTTTTGGTGTATGAACGTCGAGAAACTGGGCACCTGATCTCGATTGAGTTGGAGTCTGCTTCATAAGTTTTTCTCTTAGATTGTGAGTTAGCAGAGCATCTCCAAAGGGTCAAATATTCTTGATAAAGAATGACTTTTTGGACCATCGAATATTCCTTTCCTTTCCATTAGTGATTATCCTACCATTATCAAATTCACAGATTTAGACTTCGGAATATGCAAATTTTTGCTGCCACAGTTGTAGTGTGATGATATTCATACTCGCATAGGCAGGTGGATATTGTTAGAaaattctttcttattttttaaactTTAAATATTGTCAGAGGATCGCTTGTCATAACTCATACTAGTAAGTAACATGATTTGGTGTTTGCAATATACTACTATCAACTTATCATGGCACACCCCTTGTTAATTTGTGTAGTTCCTCCACCACTGTGACTCCGGTCTCTGGGACAACTGGCAACTCCCCTGGCATGATAAATCCTAGCACCGGTGGCGGTGTACTAGGAGGAAACCCCGGTCTAGGCCCGTCGGGCATGAACCCCAACACCGACTTAAGTGATGCAGGGATCCGTCTCTCCAACGCCTTCTTCCACTGCTTCTGTGTGGTCATCGCCTTCTCGGCACTTGTTTTCTCGTGAGCTTGAATACAGCGGCAATGGTGCTCGGATAGGTTGCTTCAAGATTCGTGTATGGATGATGATGGTCAAGAAATTAAGGATTTTGAGGCAGCTTTTGGTTTTTGTCCCTGCCTCTCTCACTCTTCTATATAGTGTAAAACTTGATGGGATGTTCATTCTTTTTTTGAGTTTGTACTAGTTTTTAGTAGAGTAGTACTCCACTATCTATTTGCAGATTGCAACTtggctattattattattattattagtattattattattattattaagagggaggggaggaggaggaggaggaggaggggaggagaggaggaggaggagaggaggAGGGGGGAAGGAGGGGAGAGGATATTAGAGgagagtattattattattattattattattattattattattattattattattattattattattattattattattattattattattattattattattattattattattattattattattattattattattattattattattattattattattattattattattattattattattattattattattattattattattattattattattattattattattattattttattattatttttttatttattattattattattattattattattattattattattattattattattattattattattattattattattattattattattattattattattattattattattattattattattattattattattattattattattattattattattattattattattattattattcttattatttattattattattattattattcttattattattattattattattattattattattattattattattattattattattattattattattattattattattattattattttttattattattattattattattatttattattattattattattattattattattattattattattattattattattattattattattattattattattattattattattattattattattattattattattattattattattattattattattattattatttattattattattattattattattattattattattattattattattattattatgcgGATAATATATATGGTCTACTAATCcccatattttttatatttaaccTTTTgcaatatttttagattaaatcTTCAATGAAATGAGGCACCATAGTATGATTTTTTACATTTAACTATTTTTCTTAACTATTTatctttaaatttaataaaatataaaaaaatttcttctTTGTACTTGTACATGCAAAATGACTTCGTATGAGATTTATCTTTAAAATCTTCAATGAAATGCGGTAGCAATAgcatagtatgattttgtacaTTTAACTATTTTTCTTAACTATTTatctttaaatttaataaaatataaaaaattcttaTTTGTACTTACTTGTACATACCAAATGACTTCGTATGAGATTTATAATATTCTTTCTATACCTCTAAATTTAGCTATCTAATTTTAACAGTCCCCCGACTTCCGGATTTCAGTTATCTTAAAATAAGTTGCTGGAACCTAATTCTGTCAAATTTTATGTTGAATGAGAGTGTATGTCAAAGCCGTATACTAGTACAGTAAAATACTAAATT from Salvia splendens isolate huo1 chromosome 9, SspV2, whole genome shotgun sequence includes:
- the LOC121747547 gene encoding PLASMODESMATA CALLOSE-BINDING PROTEIN 3-like, with translation MAAFVLMALLLAITGHSSASWCVCKDGLSDPVLQKALDYACGAGADCNPIHQNGPCFQPNTVKAHCSYAANSYFQKNRQQPTACNFEGAATISASDPSISGCAYPATASSSTTVTPVSGTTGNSPGMINPSTGGGVLGGNPGLGPSGMNPNTDLSDAGIRLSNAFFHCFCVVIAFSALVFS